The following coding sequences lie in one Zingiber officinale cultivar Zhangliang chromosome 2B, Zo_v1.1, whole genome shotgun sequence genomic window:
- the LOC122049051 gene encoding uncharacterized protein LOC122049051 yields MTNRAAPEQEEGAESSSTEERGESLRLLIQESEVDDESFDKGGIDRRKKKKKKKERVKRFLSHPIRQLEELYIDNKNKRKERRLGRQPSVPFPYAYDDPATSIVCYSCLRPPPIPDDFPPGEILEATTKPSLSSYREFLKSMLEKNDFYSKECNVHRDVLPQRRNMSRDLSMANNLPETKYLSRCP; encoded by the exons ATGACTAATAGAGCGGCGCCCGAACAAGAAGAAGGCGCGGAATCATCGTCCACAGAGGAGCGGGGCGAATCATTGAGATTATTGATCCAGGAGTCGGAAGTAGATGATGAATCATTTGATAAAGGAGGGATTgatcgaaggaagaagaagaagaagaagaaggagagggtgAAAAGGTTTCTATCCCATCCCATTCGGCAGCTCGAGGAACTCTACATTGACAACAAGAATAAGAGGAAGGAGAGAAGGTTGGGGAGGCAGCCCTCCGTTCCCTTCCCCTACGCCTACGATGACCCCGCCACCTCCATCGTCTGCTATTCCTGCCTCCGCCCGCCCCCGATCCCGGACGATTTTCCTCCCGGAGAGATCCTTGAGGCCACAACCAAGCCCTCCCTCTCCTCCTATCGCGAGTTCCTCAAGTCTATGCTGGAAAAGAACGATTTTTACTCTAAAGAGTGCAACGTCCATCGCGACGTCCTGCCGCAAAGACGGAACATGAGTCGAGACCTTTCCATGGCGAACAATTTGCCTG AGACCAAATACTTGTCAAGATGTCCTTAG